In Desulfosediminicola ganghwensis, a single window of DNA contains:
- a CDS encoding lipid biosynthesis B12-binding/radical SAM protein codes for MAEELSSKAQARCLIVSSNQVVTPYPVFPLGAAYVVAALNRHGHSARHFDLLGDGGMAGFVELLQEQQFDLVGVSIRNLDTVDSASPDEYLDGVVELVGLIRQTLNTRIVLGGPAFSIMPERLMDLLEADYGVVGEGEEVMVWLATEIAAGRSPQEKILKAPRLESFATRAEPGIATAQYYTNHGGMLNLQSKRGCPYSCSYCSYPTIEGRKIRYRDPEEVVEEMVRLNRDHGAKYLFFADSVFNDPAGKYLEIAETLIRREISIPWCAFFRPENISREDLRLLKRAGLAAVELGTDGATDTTLAGFGKGFSYGDVLKVHENVIAEEIPCAHFIMFGGPGETRATVDEGLKHIEQLDKSVVFAFIGIRILPGTAICDRAIAEGVVAADQSLLKPVFYYSPEVTRQEIETKIMASFATRMDRIYPCHQFYDRIAMLHKIGKVGPLWELLI; via the coding sequence ATGGCTGAAGAACTAAGTTCGAAAGCCCAGGCCCGGTGTCTCATTGTCTCTTCCAATCAGGTGGTGACACCGTACCCTGTTTTTCCACTTGGCGCGGCCTATGTGGTGGCGGCTTTAAACAGACATGGCCATTCGGCCCGCCATTTTGACCTGCTTGGCGACGGTGGGATGGCCGGCTTTGTTGAACTGTTGCAGGAGCAGCAGTTCGATCTGGTCGGAGTCTCGATTCGCAATCTGGATACAGTGGATAGTGCTTCTCCCGATGAGTATCTGGATGGCGTGGTTGAGTTGGTTGGCCTGATACGGCAGACCCTGAACACCAGGATCGTTCTTGGTGGACCAGCCTTTTCCATCATGCCGGAGCGACTGATGGATCTTTTAGAAGCAGATTACGGGGTGGTTGGCGAGGGTGAAGAGGTGATGGTCTGGCTGGCTACGGAGATTGCTGCCGGGCGCTCTCCCCAGGAGAAGATCCTGAAGGCCCCACGCCTGGAGAGCTTTGCCACCAGGGCCGAGCCTGGAATCGCCACCGCTCAGTATTACACCAATCATGGCGGCATGCTCAATTTGCAGTCGAAGCGTGGTTGTCCCTATAGCTGCAGCTATTGTTCATACCCTACCATCGAGGGGCGGAAGATCCGGTATCGTGACCCGGAAGAAGTCGTCGAGGAGATGGTCAGGCTCAATAGAGATCATGGTGCCAAGTATCTCTTTTTTGCGGACAGTGTCTTTAATGACCCTGCAGGGAAGTATCTTGAGATAGCCGAAACTCTGATACGCCGTGAGATTTCAATTCCCTGGTGTGCTTTTTTCCGGCCTGAGAATATCTCCCGTGAAGATTTACGACTTTTGAAAAGAGCGGGGCTTGCGGCAGTTGAGCTGGGAACCGATGGCGCAACCGATACAACCCTGGCCGGCTTCGGCAAGGGGTTCAGCTACGGTGATGTTCTGAAAGTCCATGAGAATGTGATTGCCGAAGAGATCCCCTGCGCGCACTTCATCATGTTCGGAGGCCCGGGCGAGACACGTGCCACTGTAGACGAGGGGTTGAAGCACATAGAACAGCTGGATAAGTCAGTGGTTTTTGCCTTCATCGGTATTCGCATATTGCCGGGTACCGCGATTTGTGACCGGGCCATTGCCGAAGGGGTGGTAGCGGCGGATCAGTCCCTGCTGAAGCCCGTATTCTATTACTCACCGGAAGTGACACGGCAGGAAATAGAGACGAAAATCATGGCTTCATTCGCAACTAGAATGGATCGGATTTATCCATGCCATCAGTTCTATGATCGCATCGCGATGTTACATAAAATAGGTAAAGTCGGGCCGTTATGGGAGCTGCTGATATAG
- a CDS encoding B12-binding domain-containing radical SAM protein — protein sequence MPSIILVYPKWNKIPEQTEFHLPPHGPVCVAAAIPEKYSVTFIDENVDELDFSASADVVLLSMMLTCQLPRGREIADKFRSLGVPVIAGGISTMLHAEEVATFVDSIFLGEAEDGRLAGVLEDLENERLAPKYDYFHDFPPIESVGPARRSILNQERYVYRGVRMVDLVHASRGCRFNCFPCATAYLGGRQFRPRPIEQVVAEIEGIDNNRLFLVDNSLAQDKKWVMELFEALKPLKKKWISHPILDEEDVIAKAAEAGCWYVYQAVFDTSDVIRERVKRLKDHGIGVEAAVLLGTDNQDADYIKRLVDFLIEIDVDMSEFSILTPFPHTPVTATYEKEGRILHRDWSRYTTAEVVYQPKNMSPETLQEMYAYAWREFYRDVPQSLRMARLFTDLVRKEMADGTYQSPKLSGDRKWLKN from the coding sequence ATGCCCTCCATAATCCTTGTTTATCCGAAGTGGAACAAAATACCTGAGCAGACTGAATTCCATCTGCCTCCACACGGTCCGGTTTGTGTCGCTGCAGCAATTCCTGAAAAGTATAGTGTTACTTTTATTGATGAAAATGTTGATGAGCTGGACTTTTCCGCTTCTGCCGATGTGGTCCTGCTTTCGATGATGCTTACCTGCCAATTGCCGCGAGGTCGTGAGATAGCAGATAAATTCAGGTCGTTGGGGGTTCCGGTGATTGCCGGTGGAATTTCCACCATGCTGCATGCCGAGGAGGTTGCGACCTTCGTCGATTCTATCTTTCTTGGCGAGGCCGAAGACGGCAGACTTGCCGGCGTACTAGAAGATCTGGAAAATGAGCGACTGGCGCCAAAGTATGATTATTTCCATGATTTTCCACCAATAGAAAGTGTCGGGCCCGCCCGCCGCTCCATTCTCAATCAAGAGCGCTATGTCTATCGGGGCGTGCGTATGGTCGATCTGGTCCACGCCTCACGTGGCTGTCGATTCAACTGTTTTCCCTGCGCTACTGCCTATCTTGGCGGCAGGCAGTTCAGGCCACGGCCGATCGAGCAGGTGGTAGCGGAGATTGAGGGTATTGATAACAATCGACTGTTTCTGGTGGATAACTCCCTGGCCCAGGATAAAAAGTGGGTCATGGAGCTTTTTGAGGCTCTGAAGCCACTGAAAAAGAAGTGGATTTCCCACCCAATTCTGGATGAGGAAGATGTCATAGCGAAAGCGGCTGAGGCAGGATGCTGGTATGTGTACCAGGCAGTTTTCGATACTTCGGATGTTATTCGTGAACGGGTTAAACGACTCAAGGATCACGGTATCGGAGTGGAAGCTGCTGTTCTGCTTGGCACCGATAACCAGGATGCCGATTACATCAAGCGTCTTGTTGATTTTCTGATTGAGATCGATGTGGACATGTCGGAATTTTCTATTCTCACACCGTTTCCCCATACACCGGTGACCGCCACCTATGAGAAAGAGGGGCGTATTCTCCATCGGGACTGGAGCCGTTATACCACCGCCGAGGTTGTCTATCAGCCGAAGAATATGAGCCCGGAAACCTTGCAGGAGATGTATGCATACGCTTGGCGGGAATTCTATCGCGATGTTCCTCAATCCCTCAGGATGGCACGACTTTTCACTGATCTTGTGAGAAAGGAAATGGCTGATGGAACCTATCAGTCACCCAAGCTGTCCGGAGATAGGAAATGGCTGAAGAACTAA
- a CDS encoding DUF2062 domain-containing protein, translating to MKYENDLQMLLVIPLYNHGATIGAVVEKALITGYPVLVVDDGSEDGGLKNVAHLQCHSLRFDENRGKGAAIMAAIAYAAEHGYDAICTMDADGQHDPADAIQLIDSAHEGRWPAVVIGDRAMIQDTVPGSSHFGKKFSNFWVRLECGEELNDTQSGMRVYPVQELLDLELSCSRYDFEIEALVKLVWGGVAVRSVPVSVHYPTRDERVSHFDKLRDNWRLSMLHTRLVVRRLLPFQHKRLVKEEEPGPKVIDVKNPWQTLKNLCQESASPFWLAVAVWFGLFLGALPLIACHTIAIIYVTYRFRLNKIAAVAASQFCMPPVVPALCIEVGYFMRTGTFLLDLSWERWTLEIHQRLFEWLIGSMLVGPILGVAGGTIVYWFSRKMVDRPIETVG from the coding sequence ATGAAATATGAAAATGATCTGCAAATGCTTCTGGTTATCCCGCTGTACAATCATGGAGCGACTATTGGTGCCGTGGTTGAAAAGGCCCTGATCACAGGCTACCCGGTTCTTGTCGTCGATGATGGCAGTGAAGATGGCGGCCTGAAAAATGTCGCTCACCTGCAATGTCACAGCCTCAGGTTTGATGAAAACAGAGGGAAAGGTGCGGCAATCATGGCGGCGATAGCCTATGCGGCAGAGCACGGCTACGACGCGATCTGCACCATGGATGCAGATGGGCAGCACGACCCTGCCGATGCGATACAGCTCATAGATTCTGCTCATGAAGGGCGCTGGCCTGCGGTGGTAATCGGTGATCGCGCCATGATCCAGGACACGGTACCGGGTTCCAGTCATTTCGGTAAGAAATTTTCCAACTTCTGGGTGCGACTGGAGTGTGGGGAAGAACTCAATGACACCCAGAGCGGTATGCGGGTCTACCCGGTTCAGGAGTTGCTGGACCTCGAACTCTCCTGTAGCCGGTACGATTTTGAGATTGAGGCGTTGGTGAAACTTGTCTGGGGCGGAGTGGCCGTCAGATCGGTTCCGGTTTCAGTCCATTATCCCACGCGGGATGAGAGAGTAAGTCATTTTGACAAATTGCGGGATAACTGGCGACTGTCAATGTTACACACCAGACTTGTCGTACGAAGGCTATTGCCCTTTCAGCATAAACGACTGGTGAAAGAAGAAGAGCCAGGCCCCAAAGTGATCGATGTGAAAAATCCGTGGCAGACATTGAAAAATCTCTGCCAGGAGAGCGCTTCGCCTTTCTGGCTGGCGGTTGCGGTCTGGTTCGGTCTGTTTTTGGGAGCGCTGCCATTGATCGCCTGTCACACCATCGCGATCATTTATGTGACCTATCGGTTTCGTCTCAACAAGATAGCCGCGGTGGCAGCCAGCCAGTTCTGTATGCCGCCGGTGGTTCCTGCTCTGTGCATCGAGGTTGGATATTTTATGCGAACGGGTACTTTCCTGCTCGATCTTTCCTGGGAACGCTGGACTCTGGAGATTCACCAGCGACTTTTTGAGTGGTTGATTGGCTCAATGCTCGTCGGGCCGATCCTTGGAGTGGCAGGCGGGACGATTGTCTACTGGTTTTCGCGCAAGATGGTCGACAGACCAATCGAGACAGTGGGGTAG
- a CDS encoding phenylacetate--CoA ligase family protein, with translation MNQMVEQNRYSLQEAFALREKPLKEIEAVQLISLKKHIRRAGTTAFYREAFDAIGLDEAELSSISDLTHLPFTTREDLDRFPEKFGVRDQKSIVDVALTSGTTGNAVMVPYTANDLQRLAFNEAVAFHSVGVRARDRVLLTVTLDRCFIAGLAYYSGVTMLGAAAIRNGPGQPARQWQIIETLRPRVVVGVPTFLYELACWGNEHGIDVSQSSIETIVTIGEPARRPGNILTPLGQNLHKLWGANLYSSYGATEFETAFGECSAQAGGHVHPELMLVEIVDDQGRVLPDGEQGEVVVTPLGVEGFPLLRLRTGDVARLDSTPCTCGWNTKRLGPVEGRLAQRLKYKGTTLYPETIFNVLQDDLRISGAYVEVRQSADGSDDITVVVGSDDSSLDVQFMVEQLQARLRVKPVIRVDSVAGVKAAMFADGSRKARKYFDFRNEE, from the coding sequence ATGAATCAGATGGTTGAGCAGAATAGGTACAGCCTGCAGGAAGCGTTTGCCCTGAGGGAAAAGCCTTTGAAAGAGATTGAAGCGGTACAGCTCATATCCCTGAAAAAGCATATCCGTCGGGCGGGAACGACTGCCTTTTATCGGGAAGCATTTGACGCTATTGGTCTTGATGAAGCTGAGTTGTCCTCAATCAGCGATCTCACTCACCTGCCATTTACCACCCGGGAAGACCTGGACCGTTTTCCGGAAAAGTTCGGTGTTCGTGATCAGAAGAGTATCGTCGACGTGGCGCTCACTTCAGGCACAACTGGTAACGCGGTGATGGTCCCTTATACAGCAAATGATCTGCAGCGGCTGGCTTTCAATGAGGCTGTTGCTTTTCACAGCGTGGGGGTTCGAGCCCGGGACCGTGTGCTGCTCACAGTTACTCTGGACCGTTGTTTCATCGCCGGTCTTGCCTATTACAGTGGTGTGACCATGCTGGGAGCTGCAGCTATACGTAACGGTCCCGGCCAGCCTGCCCGGCAATGGCAGATCATTGAAACCCTCAGGCCACGGGTAGTGGTTGGCGTTCCGACCTTTCTATATGAGCTTGCCTGCTGGGGCAATGAACACGGCATTGATGTGTCGCAAAGTTCAATTGAGACCATTGTCACCATTGGTGAGCCGGCCCGACGCCCGGGTAATATATTGACGCCGTTGGGACAAAACCTCCATAAACTCTGGGGGGCAAACCTATATTCATCCTATGGAGCGACTGAGTTTGAGACCGCTTTTGGTGAATGTTCAGCCCAGGCAGGAGGCCATGTCCACCCGGAACTGATGCTGGTGGAAATTGTTGATGACCAAGGGCGGGTATTGCCGGATGGCGAGCAGGGGGAAGTAGTTGTGACACCTCTGGGAGTTGAGGGCTTTCCTTTGCTGCGACTGAGGACAGGCGATGTGGCGAGGCTTGATTCAACCCCTTGCACGTGCGGTTGGAACACCAAACGACTCGGGCCGGTGGAAGGTCGCCTGGCCCAGCGACTGAAGTATAAAGGTACCACTCTTTATCCTGAGACCATTTTCAATGTGCTGCAGGATGATCTCCGTATTTCCGGCGCATATGTTGAAGTCCGGCAGTCTGCGGATGGTTCCGATGATATCACGGTGGTGGTTGGCAGTGACGACAGCTCCCTGGATGTGCAGTTCATGGTCGAGCAACTGCAGGCCAGACTGCGGGTGAAGCCTGTTATCCGGGTGGACAGTGTTGCCGGGGTGAAGGCGGCAATGTTTGCAGATGGCAGTCGTAAGGCAAGGAAATATTTTGATTTTCGAAACGAAGAATGA
- a CDS encoding beta-ketoacyl synthase N-terminal-like domain-containing protein produces the protein MSDEISPIELIADEAFAAANTFLGGLPSRWGRMTPLSRLLIVECARQLFGSNVLEPGQRLCDLGRNVGLIGGTRWGSLHTDQAFIETMSAGPGLASPALFGYTLPNTPLAEVAVMFGLTGPVYALFDIETPLVCATDEARMLLAMQNDLDFMLACEFDHRIVCDDGDQREEIFATLTLVQ, from the coding sequence ATGTCTGACGAAATATCACCTATAGAGCTTATTGCCGATGAGGCCTTTGCTGCCGCAAACACCTTTTTGGGAGGGTTGCCCAGCCGTTGGGGCCGCATGACACCGCTTAGCCGGCTGTTGATTGTTGAATGCGCCCGTCAACTGTTTGGAAGCAATGTGCTTGAGCCGGGTCAGCGTCTTTGTGATCTTGGCAGAAATGTCGGTCTGATAGGTGGAACCCGATGGGGTTCACTGCATACGGACCAGGCATTTATCGAAACCATGAGCGCCGGGCCGGGTTTGGCCAGTCCGGCCCTGTTCGGTTATACCCTCCCGAACACTCCTTTAGCTGAAGTTGCTGTTATGTTTGGGCTAACTGGCCCTGTATATGCCCTTTTTGATATTGAAACTCCCCTTGTATGCGCCACAGATGAGGCACGGATGCTCCTTGCCATGCAGAATGATCTCGATTTCATGCTTGCCTGTGAATTTGATCACCGGATCGTATGCGATGACGGCGATCAGCGAGAGGAGATTTTTGCAACCCTAACTCTGGTACAATAG
- a CDS encoding radical SAM/SPASM domain-containing protein, whose protein sequence is MTCLGEQLGMEFTPEEIAECRENNGLLSVELELSRVCNLRCVYCYASSGEPLTNELSLAEIYDIIDQAKGLGAKKIIVLGGGEPMLYPHLREVIDYILAGDMVVELFTNGINLTEEFATWLYQRQVGVVLKMNSREEAVQDSLAGRKGAYTTIVKAMSALRYAGYPDEHSSLGVETIICKQNYDELPELWRWARRRGITPYVETLTNQGRATEGEQLEVEPEKVKAMFEELARIDREEFECGWTPHPPLVASHCARHEYSCTVTTTGEIQPCPGVSVSAGSTRQQSLAEIIRQSRVMQDMRNIRSHIKGACASCEMSDDCYGCRGHAYQVTGDYFAEDPLCWLKK, encoded by the coding sequence ATGACATGTTTAGGTGAGCAACTGGGGATGGAATTTACCCCGGAAGAAATTGCTGAATGCCGGGAAAATAACGGGCTGCTATCGGTGGAACTGGAGTTGTCCAGGGTGTGCAATCTCCGTTGTGTGTACTGCTATGCCTCGTCTGGTGAGCCCCTGACCAACGAACTTTCCCTGGCTGAGATCTACGATATTATCGATCAGGCGAAGGGGCTGGGGGCAAAGAAAATTATCGTTCTTGGCGGTGGTGAGCCGATGCTCTATCCACACCTGCGGGAGGTTATCGATTATATCCTGGCAGGGGATATGGTGGTGGAACTCTTCACGAACGGGATCAACCTCACCGAGGAGTTTGCAACCTGGCTCTATCAGCGCCAGGTTGGGGTTGTGCTCAAAATGAACAGCCGGGAAGAGGCTGTTCAGGATAGCCTCGCCGGCAGGAAAGGGGCCTATACCACCATCGTCAAGGCAATGAGTGCGCTGAGATATGCCGGCTACCCTGATGAGCACAGTTCCCTGGGAGTCGAGACCATTATCTGCAAACAGAACTATGATGAACTTCCAGAACTGTGGCGCTGGGCCAGACGCCGTGGAATCACACCCTACGTGGAGACTCTGACCAATCAGGGCCGGGCGACTGAAGGCGAACAGCTGGAAGTCGAGCCGGAAAAGGTCAAGGCAATGTTTGAGGAACTGGCCCGCATAGACAGGGAAGAGTTCGAGTGTGGCTGGACGCCGCATCCGCCTCTGGTCGCATCACATTGTGCCCGCCACGAATATTCCTGCACGGTTACCACCACCGGTGAAATACAACCTTGTCCGGGAGTAAGTGTCTCGGCAGGATCGACACGTCAGCAGAGTCTGGCTGAAATAATCAGGCAGAGCAGGGTAATGCAGGATATGAGAAATATCCGCAGCCATATCAAGGGTGCCTGTGCCAGTTGCGAGATGAGTGATGACTGCTATGGCTGTCGTGGCCACGCGTATCAGGTGACTGGGGATTATTTCGCCGAGGACCCGCTTTGCTGGCTGAAAAAATGA
- a CDS encoding acyl carrier protein: MKDENIRRRMIEVLAEEFELDAAEMIPEATLYEDLGLDSLDAVDMVVVLEKEFGMKLTDEEALRSIRTIDDLYQFLLQLKVEQAEAA; the protein is encoded by the coding sequence ATGAAGGATGAAAATATTCGCCGGCGTATGATCGAGGTCTTGGCGGAAGAGTTTGAGTTGGATGCTGCCGAGATGATACCGGAGGCGACCCTTTACGAAGATCTTGGTCTTGATAGCCTGGACGCCGTTGATATGGTGGTGGTGCTGGAGAAAGAGTTTGGCATGAAGCTTACAGATGAAGAAGCGCTCAGGTCGATACGCACCATTGACGACCTCTACCAGTTCCTCCTGCAGTTAAAGGTGGAACAGGCTGAAGCTGCATAG
- a CDS encoding lysophospholipid acyltransferase family protein: protein MKKLIWNVYFWLVFLVLTSVGILLLPSILVTQILLFSRSLPSALRRAIRWYGWVLVCLVPFMSPVRVRYSTRELPESAIFVANHNSAIDPYLFGAIPVENSFVTSWPFRIPVYGFFMRLAGYANAEEGWDAVRSRCKALLDEGSYVTIWPEGHRSRNNQLGRFKNGAFSLAIETGRPLVPVCILGAGKILSPGERLMACGEVTLIVLDPVYPAVDIGDDALAVRQLRSEVHKIIEQTLRENGQFADVDLPGCPLSGPVETSNTM from the coding sequence ATGAAGAAACTGATATGGAATGTCTATTTCTGGTTGGTGTTTCTGGTGCTCACCTCAGTTGGAATCCTGCTGTTGCCATCTATTCTGGTAACGCAGATACTCCTTTTTTCCAGATCGTTACCTTCAGCGCTCAGGCGGGCGATTCGCTGGTATGGTTGGGTGCTGGTGTGCCTGGTTCCTTTTATGTCTCCGGTCCGGGTGCGTTACAGCACACGTGAGTTGCCGGAATCCGCTATTTTTGTAGCAAACCACAATTCTGCCATAGACCCGTACCTGTTTGGTGCAATTCCTGTTGAGAACAGCTTTGTCACCTCCTGGCCTTTTCGTATCCCGGTGTATGGCTTTTTTATGCGGCTTGCTGGTTATGCAAATGCCGAAGAGGGGTGGGATGCTGTACGCAGCAGGTGTAAGGCCTTGCTCGATGAAGGAAGTTACGTGACGATCTGGCCGGAAGGACACCGCTCAAGAAACAATCAGCTGGGACGTTTTAAAAACGGGGCATTTTCCCTGGCGATTGAGACAGGACGACCGCTGGTGCCGGTGTGTATTCTGGGAGCTGGCAAAATTCTTTCACCAGGCGAGCGGCTCATGGCCTGTGGAGAGGTTACGCTGATTGTGCTGGACCCGGTTTATCCGGCAGTCGATATTGGCGATGATGCCCTGGCGGTCAGACAGTTGCGCAGTGAAGTACACAAGATAATAGAGCAGACTTTGAGAGAAAACGGTCAATTTGCAGATGTAGATCTCCCTGGTTGTCCCCTTTCTGGTCCTGTTGAAACTTCCAATACTATGTAA